One part of the Prochlorococcus marinus str. MIT 9313 genome encodes these proteins:
- a CDS encoding glycosyltransferase, with translation MRRVFFLVPGTIDRYRCGGLSVALHTARLVNRLLPTDLVTYRTRQDDYLFLDDLLQQEPAPGETLWVVSWGFEVPKLLRRLRGRHVIYHAHSSGYGFDLPSGVPVFAVSRNTLGYWADRAPRNPLFLVPNALEPHWLERGARLGVAVAEAGDRSIDVLVQERKSSRYVLGQLVPALRKLGLKVVVQSGWVEDLVALFNASKVYIYDSAEYWRSNGLSEGFGLPPLEAMACGCVVFSSFNHALADTLEPSVVGHQIGCGSLAWDVRRICESVREPSAWRPTQERLNQLLSEHTETALMSRWRSALAAIETMPSDEVPLRRSPTFLLRFNRKVGRILRFLRRLISRC, from the coding sequence GTGCGTCGCGTCTTTTTTCTGGTTCCGGGGACTATTGATCGCTATCGCTGCGGTGGTCTTTCAGTGGCGCTTCATACCGCAAGGTTGGTGAACAGGCTTCTACCTACTGATTTGGTCACCTATCGGACCCGTCAGGACGATTATCTGTTTTTGGATGATCTTTTGCAGCAAGAACCAGCTCCAGGAGAAACGCTTTGGGTGGTGAGCTGGGGGTTTGAAGTGCCGAAGTTATTACGGCGTCTAAGGGGGCGGCATGTGATTTATCACGCCCATAGCAGCGGCTATGGATTTGATCTTCCATCAGGGGTTCCTGTCTTCGCGGTGAGCAGGAATACCCTTGGCTACTGGGCTGACCGGGCACCTCGCAATCCTCTTTTTTTGGTGCCTAATGCCTTAGAACCCCATTGGTTGGAGAGAGGTGCTCGGCTTGGAGTAGCTGTGGCTGAAGCTGGAGATCGCTCCATCGATGTCTTGGTGCAGGAGCGAAAGAGTAGCCGTTATGTGTTGGGGCAATTGGTTCCTGCCTTGAGAAAGCTAGGGCTGAAGGTTGTGGTTCAGAGTGGCTGGGTGGAGGACCTGGTCGCTCTGTTCAACGCTTCCAAGGTTTATATCTACGATTCGGCTGAGTATTGGCGGAGTAATGGCCTGAGTGAGGGCTTTGGCTTGCCCCCTCTAGAGGCGATGGCTTGCGGCTGCGTTGTGTTCAGCAGTTTCAATCATGCGCTCGCCGATACCCTTGAGCCGAGTGTGGTTGGCCATCAGATTGGTTGCGGCAGTCTCGCCTGGGATGTGCGACGGATTTGCGAATCTGTGCGAGAGCCGTCGGCTTGGCGTCCAACGCAGGAGCGGCTCAATCAGCTGTTAAGTGAACATACGGAAACGGCTTTGATGTCGCGTTGGAGATCGGCGCTGGCTGCTATTGAGACCATGCCGTCAGATGAAGTGCCCCTCAGGAGGTCTCCAACCTTTCTGTTGCGATTCAATCGAAAGGTTGGCCGAATATTGAGGTTTTTGAGACGGCTGATCTCTCGCTGCTAA
- a CDS encoding ChbG/HpnK family deacetylase: MNLQPLAERVGRYGLVGLAAAAIHATVLVLMAKLIPFWLSNLSGFLAASLVSYLGHALYTFRSETTGQRFARRWLLLQFSVNVSVSALLPLALSPWASLPITTVMLVFTPTLLNALIWSRAARFSVRRQQRSNKTKPQLHADDLGLTNATNTAILALAAARQLDSASLLVNGNAVESAIEQSRSYPSLQLCLHLCLSEGRAVAPPQQVSELIDDAGRLKCSFGTLMLASCLPKNAPKRRRLERQLRCELNSQIQRFRELTGLTIIAIDGHQHVHLVPIVLDVILELAPEQGISWLRTTAEPLPIGLSSRYWLTALTNGGWLKWLVLQNLTRMALPRLRKALVATNARFAGVLFTGRMVDAPLKAAWEELTSVSFSPPQTQPLLLSHPAAPLKPEEIHKGLTDFPLSRTFFSSTWRQLEWQAVKKIQASASTQSEP, from the coding sequence ATGAATTTGCAGCCATTGGCTGAACGGGTAGGGCGTTATGGACTAGTCGGACTAGCAGCTGCAGCCATACACGCAACGGTGCTGGTGCTCATGGCAAAGCTCATACCGTTCTGGCTGAGCAACCTCAGTGGCTTCTTAGCCGCCTCATTGGTCAGCTATCTAGGCCATGCCCTATACACCTTCCGTTCAGAAACAACTGGACAGCGCTTCGCACGTCGCTGGTTGCTTCTGCAGTTCAGTGTCAATGTCAGCGTGAGCGCACTATTGCCATTGGCGCTCAGCCCTTGGGCTTCACTACCGATCACCACAGTGATGCTGGTTTTTACACCGACATTGCTCAATGCTCTGATCTGGTCAAGGGCAGCCCGATTCAGCGTGCGCCGGCAGCAACGATCTAACAAGACGAAGCCTCAACTGCATGCCGATGACCTAGGTCTCACCAACGCGACCAACACCGCCATCCTTGCTCTTGCTGCGGCCAGGCAGTTGGACAGCGCCAGCCTGCTGGTAAACGGCAATGCCGTTGAGTCCGCTATTGAACAAAGTAGAAGCTACCCCAGCCTTCAACTTTGCTTGCACCTCTGCCTAAGCGAAGGTCGAGCAGTAGCGCCCCCTCAACAAGTGTCTGAACTCATTGATGATGCAGGGCGGCTCAAATGCTCTTTTGGGACGTTAATGCTGGCATCATGCCTACCTAAAAATGCGCCAAAACGACGAAGACTTGAGAGGCAACTTCGCTGTGAACTGAATTCTCAAATCCAGCGATTTCGAGAACTCACTGGACTCACCATCATCGCCATTGATGGCCATCAACATGTGCATCTGGTGCCAATCGTGCTCGATGTGATCCTCGAACTAGCCCCTGAGCAAGGAATCAGCTGGTTACGCACCACTGCTGAGCCCTTGCCTATTGGGCTGTCATCACGCTACTGGCTAACAGCTCTAACGAATGGTGGCTGGTTGAAGTGGCTTGTGCTGCAGAACCTCACTCGCATGGCTTTACCACGACTGCGCAAAGCGTTAGTCGCGACCAACGCCCGATTTGCCGGCGTGCTTTTCACAGGGCGAATGGTGGATGCTCCGCTCAAAGCTGCTTGGGAAGAACTCACATCTGTTTCATTCTCACCACCGCAAACACAACCTTTGCTGCTATCGCATCCAGCTGCACCGCTAAAGCCAGAAGAGATTCATAAGGGCCTAACAGATTTCCCTTTATCTCGTACATTTTTCTCCTCCACATGGCGTCAACTGGAGTGGCAAGCAGTCAAAAAAATACAAGCCAGTGCCTCCACTCAAAGTGAACCATGA
- a CDS encoding glycosyltransferase family 2 protein encodes MERSSISERLPGQIWVVAACFNEEAVICHFIERVLALPEVSHLLLVDDGSRDATVAQIRSWQQRFVGSKASTPVTLLELTRNFGKESAMLAGLDYAQDHCDAVVLIDSDLQHPPELITQMAQAWRGGAEVVTAVRDDRDQESRLKVTTSSWFYSVFNRVVDSIQLIDGAGDFRLLSAPVVQALTQMREFSRFSKGLLPWTGYRSVELSYSRVKRMGGRSSWSPLKLWSYALDGIFSFSVIPLKIWSFLGLVVSLISLLYAAVIVLITIFNGVDLPGYASLIVAVLFLGGIQLIGIGVLGEYIGRIYVDTKARPHYFIRAIHGSL; translated from the coding sequence ATGGAGAGATCATCAATTTCAGAGCGTTTGCCTGGTCAGATCTGGGTAGTAGCTGCCTGTTTCAATGAAGAGGCTGTGATCTGCCACTTCATCGAACGAGTGCTTGCCTTGCCGGAAGTCAGTCATCTGTTGCTGGTGGATGATGGCTCACGTGACGCCACGGTGGCTCAGATCCGCTCATGGCAGCAGCGATTTGTTGGCTCTAAGGCTTCTACTCCAGTCACTTTGTTGGAGCTCACAAGGAACTTTGGTAAAGAATCGGCAATGCTGGCCGGCTTGGATTATGCCCAGGACCACTGCGATGCTGTGGTGCTGATTGATTCAGATCTTCAGCATCCGCCAGAGTTGATTACGCAGATGGCTCAGGCTTGGCGTGGTGGTGCTGAGGTTGTTACTGCAGTCCGTGACGATCGTGATCAGGAATCAAGGTTGAAAGTAACAACTTCCTCCTGGTTCTACAGCGTTTTCAACCGGGTAGTGGATTCCATTCAACTGATTGATGGGGCAGGAGATTTTCGTTTACTCAGTGCACCGGTTGTGCAAGCCCTAACTCAAATGCGTGAATTCAGTCGTTTCTCCAAAGGTTTACTTCCTTGGACCGGATATCGCAGTGTCGAGCTTAGTTACAGCAGGGTGAAACGAATGGGAGGTCGTAGCTCCTGGAGCCCCCTGAAGCTATGGAGCTATGCCCTTGATGGCATCTTTTCCTTCTCAGTGATTCCTCTAAAGATTTGGAGTTTTTTGGGCCTTGTAGTTTCCTTAATTAGTTTGCTTTACGCCGCAGTGATCGTTTTGATCACGATTTTTAATGGAGTTGACCTTCCTGGCTATGCCTCACTGATTGTGGCGGTTCTGTTTTTGGGGGGTATTCAATTGATTGGTATCGGTGTACTTGGCGAGTACATCGGTCGGATCTATGTGGATACTAAAGCCAGGCCACACTATTTCATTAGGGCCATTCATGGTTCACTTTGA
- a CDS encoding NADP-dependent isocitrate dehydrogenase, whose translation MAQFEKLSPPSQGTAIRFVNGQPVIPNEPIIPFIRGDGTGVDIWPATQRVLDAAVTKAYQGVRRIEWFKVYAGDEACDLYGTYQYLPEDTLEAIRTYGVAIKGPLTTPIGGGIRSLNVALRQIFDLYSCVRPCRYYKGTPSPHKRPQDLDVIVYRENTEDIYMGVEWEADDPVGKTLREHLNTVVIPANGKLGKRQIPEGSGIGIKPVSKHGSQRHIRKAIQHALRLKGDKRHVTLVHKGNIMKFTEGAFRDWGYELATSEFRDVCITERESWILGNLENDPQLSIQANARMIEPGYDSLTPERKASIDAEVHGVLDAIGTSHGNGQWKAMVLVDDRIADSIFQQIQTRPQEYSILATLNLNGDYISDAAAAMVGGLGMAPGANIGENAAIFEATHGTAPKHAGLDRINPGSVILSGVMMLEFLGWQEAADLITKGLSAAIANQQVTYDLARLMDPPVDPVSCSGFSEAVISHF comes from the coding sequence ATGGCTCAGTTCGAGAAACTCTCCCCACCAAGCCAGGGCACGGCCATCCGCTTCGTGAACGGTCAGCCAGTCATACCCAACGAGCCAATCATTCCCTTCATCCGCGGTGATGGCACAGGTGTGGACATCTGGCCGGCGACCCAACGAGTGCTGGATGCAGCTGTAACAAAGGCCTATCAAGGCGTGCGTCGTATCGAATGGTTCAAGGTCTATGCAGGCGACGAGGCCTGCGATCTCTACGGCACCTACCAGTACCTACCAGAGGACACCCTTGAAGCGATCCGAACCTATGGGGTCGCCATCAAAGGTCCCCTCACGACTCCAATTGGTGGGGGCATCCGTTCCCTCAATGTGGCCCTACGTCAAATCTTCGATTTGTATTCCTGCGTCCGCCCATGTCGCTACTACAAGGGCACACCCAGTCCCCACAAACGGCCTCAGGATCTTGATGTCATCGTCTACCGAGAAAACACGGAAGATATCTACATGGGGGTGGAATGGGAAGCCGATGATCCAGTCGGCAAGACATTGCGCGAACATCTCAACACTGTCGTCATTCCCGCCAACGGCAAGCTCGGCAAACGCCAGATTCCTGAAGGCTCAGGCATCGGCATCAAGCCGGTAAGCAAGCACGGCAGCCAGCGTCATATCCGCAAAGCGATTCAACATGCTCTTCGGCTAAAGGGCGACAAGCGCCACGTCACCTTGGTGCACAAAGGCAACATCATGAAGTTCACTGAAGGAGCCTTCCGTGACTGGGGCTATGAACTCGCCACAAGTGAGTTCCGCGACGTGTGCATCACCGAAAGGGAGAGCTGGATTCTCGGCAATCTTGAAAACGATCCACAACTAAGCATCCAAGCCAATGCCCGCATGATCGAGCCTGGCTACGACAGCCTCACGCCTGAGAGAAAGGCCAGCATCGATGCCGAAGTGCACGGCGTGCTGGATGCCATCGGCACCAGTCATGGCAACGGCCAATGGAAAGCGATGGTGCTTGTCGATGACCGCATCGCCGACAGCATCTTCCAACAGATCCAAACACGGCCGCAGGAATACTCAATCCTGGCAACACTCAACCTCAATGGCGACTACATCTCCGACGCAGCCGCGGCGATGGTGGGCGGATTAGGCATGGCCCCGGGAGCCAACATCGGCGAGAACGCTGCCATCTTCGAGGCGACCCACGGAACAGCACCCAAGCATGCCGGCCTTGATCGCATCAACCCTGGATCGGTGATCCTCAGCGGCGTGATGATGCTGGAGTTTCTGGGCTGGCAAGAAGCCGCAGACTTGATCACAAAAGGGCTCAGTGCTGCGATTGCCAATCAACAGGTCACCTATGACCTGGCTCGCCTCATGGACCCACCCGTAGACCCTGTGAGCTGCAGTGGCTTCTCTGAGGCCGTCATCAGCCACTTCTAA